In Taeniopygia guttata chromosome Z, bTaeGut7.mat, whole genome shotgun sequence, the sequence ACAATGCATAGGAAACTCACTGGAAGCTGGCTTAATAATGAACAATAACAAGTTAGAACAGCCAGTTCGTATCTAAAAACCTAAGAAATCATCTCAGTTTGCACAAGAATTtgtgaaagaagaaattaagtgCCTCATACTATGCAGATTTTGCAATGAAACCAAATTTTTGATGAATTCTGACTTTAGATTCTCAAGTTTCTTAGTTGGTGTGCTGTGTTAAACTTAACAGAAGCACAAGGTTCTGTGCTTCTCCTTGCAGTTGTAGCATTCCCAAAATCTGCCTCCCCGTCCTCCCTCTATAGTAAGACTCCTTTAGCACAATCCATAGGAAGAAATCTCAGCCTAAATGCTTTGAGCTGCCCTCATGACAGCCACCCTCTCTGTTGACTATAAAGGAAATCTAGGGAAACTACCCCTCAGGCCTTTTATCTTACTTACTCTTTGCAATCACATCCCAAGTTCCTTCAGGATTTCTGCAAATCCTGCTAGCTTCAGCAAGAAATCTTCCCTGAACTGGGAAGGCCCAAGAGTATGTCAGACACCAGTATCCCACGTTTTGaatcaaaaggaaaatgcttATCCAAGATTCAAGGAACAACAGGAGGCTGGCAATTACTATGCCCCACAGCCTAAGCTTCCAGATGTTTTGTAGCATAAATAGACTAAAATTTGACAATAAGAACATTCTGCAGCTCCTCaacaggagagaggagaaaaaaataaagtgctgTCAACTTCacacctttaaaaaataaataataaaataaacaaacagccTCCCCTTCCCTAGAGTGAAATATCTCCCCACTTTCAAAACATCATATCAGCATGATATGATCATCAAACATCTTTCCAGGCCTTTCTTTGTGGACTCCAGCAAACCCTACCTTAATAAATACATAAACctaaacaaacacatttttgaaaacaaaatttttagcTCCAGAGCAAGAGCTTGATCCTGCAGCCAGCCTTCCTGCACTATGGTTTCTAAACACTCCTGCTGGTTCCGCAGCTACGTAAGCAGAGCTATGCAGCAGACAAGGATTGACACTCCAGTTGCAGAAGGATGGGGTCTGGACATACATACCCAAGTCTATGGTGCACTGCAATATGTTTGACTGAAGGCCATTTCTGTCTAACATCTCTGcagattttcttcatttcagtttCTGCCATTGAAGTATACGCTTCATATTCTAAGTgaatcactttttttccttcaaaattatttcttgtaGTACCTAAACAAAAATGAATACATATTGTATCTTTATGATACGCATCATGTATTATATTAATACAGAGTAAAAATCCAGAATCTGTTGCTATGGTCAAGGTCAGCACTGTATAAACAACCTCCCCTAATCATGGCTGCATAATGAGATTATTTGAACAAGATAAATCTTTACTATATAAGGAAGAATTTAGTTTACACATTACACAGGTCTGTAGCCCACAATGCCCAAGGCTGGGACATTTTCTGTGGTAATTGCTAAGGTGCTATAATGGCATTTGctcatgtaatttttaaatgccCCGTATTTAGGCGCCTAGTAGCACTAAGGTTTAAGCACAAACCAGTTTCATATGTGTGCCATGTACATTAAGCACAGTACAGAGCTACCAGCCTGATCTTCACCAGCACATTGGTAGAAGAGGACTTCACTTTCAACTAAGACCGGAGTTACAGGACCTCACATACAGGTGTGGACATATAGTTGGCACAGCCAGAATATTTCATTTCCCACCCTGAATAAGTTGTAtcccaggggacaggggaacaACTCCCAGGCAGTTCTCTACTCCAAAGCTACTGTTCTGTTCAGTCCTATGATAGCCATACCAGCGAGAAAGTTCCACACCACTTTAGGCCATGGTCTTGCTCTACTGATTCAGAACATGTTTTCTAAACATAATGGGCTCAGATCAGGAACTGATTTATTTGAGAACTACAAGTCTGGGATGTGGACTAAGTAAGTTACATTTATTAGACTAGTAACATATCCAGTGACTTAGCTCAGAGATAACAAACTCACCAATGAACAGAGACACTGCCCCACAGTATGGTGAAACAACCAGCTCCGACACTTCACCGACAGAGAGCTTTTCCGACTTGAGCTTGATAAAATCTTTTGGCAcatcttctctttcttccataTCACAATAGAAAAACTGAAACCAGACAGACTCTGTTGTTGTTCCCGGAGATACTAGCATCAGCCAACTTTTTATCCAGTGCTCATGCCTGAATTTATGCACAACACAGGCACTATCTATCTGCCCAAAAGACTAGTATACATGTGAAATTCACTTCTCAGGAGCCTCACTGAGAGAATATTAACGACAAATAACAAGCAATGTCTTGGTTTTActgcaaacatatttttttctgataggaAAGTCTGGTACAGTGGGAGGAAATTATAATTAGCCCAAGGCCCTGGTTTAACAGTACATTCAACTAGTACAGACCACTGTGTAGTGCTGGTAAATCTGTGGTGATATTGTCAGTCCCTCCTACTTATCTCATCAAATCAAGCAGTTTAAAACATAGATTTCTGATAAACATGGATTAGAGTTCTAATCCTAAAGCTGAGTATGCTCTCCAGGACATTCAGGACCTCATACTATAAGTCTATTACAGACACACAGGAGACACTTCTAACTTTTCTGAGTAAATGCCAGTCATCAGATCACCTAGGAATGAGAAGTAATCTGATCAGCAGCAATGGAACAAGCTGTA encodes:
- the MOCS2 gene encoding molybdopterin synthase catalytic subunit isoform X3 gives rise to the protein MEEREDVPKDFIKLKSEKLSVGEVSELVVSPYCGAVSLFIGTTRNNFEGKKVIHLEYEAYTSMAETEMKKICRDVRQKWPSVKHIAVHHRLGVVPITEASVIIAVSSPHRAESLEAVMYCINTLKASVPIWKKYRDCSGFHPQDYHAPLQ
- the MOCS2 gene encoding molybdopterin synthase catalytic subunit; its protein translation is MEEREDVPKDFIKLKSEKLSVGEVSELVVSPYCGAVSLFIGTTRNNFEGKKVIHLEYEAYTSMAETEMKKICRDVRQKWPSVKHIAVHHRLGVVPITEASVIIAVSSPHRAESLEAVMYCINTLKASVPIWKKEIYEDEYSWKENKECFWANSEK